The Pseudanabaena yagii GIHE-NHR1 genome segment CCTTAGTCTTGGGTAGTCGAGCAGTAGATTTACCTAGTGATTTAAAAGATGCCTTTATCCAAGCGGGATTAGCAGCAGTATTAGCAGCTTCAGGTTTTCAGGTGACATTAGTACTAGGAGCTGCGATCGCGATCAGTCGCAATAGCTCACTGAAAATGCAATTTTTGATTGGGAGCCTTTGCTTAGGCGGATATTTATTACTGACAGGGGCTAGTCCGTCTATTTTACGTGCCGTGGTGATGGGCTTTGGCAGCCTGATCGGCTTGGTAGTCCAACGCCGTAGTCGTCCCGTAATTGGTTTAGTAATTACGGCGGTATTGTTATTACTCTATCAACCTCTCTGGATTTGGGATTTAGGCTTTCAGTTTAGTTTTTTGGCAACCTTTGGACTGCTCACTACCTCACGGTCGATTTCTGAGCGTTTAGAATGGCTACCACCTGCGATCGCCGAATTACTTTCTGTCCCGATCGCTGCTTATATCTGGACATTACCATTACAACTATTGGTATTTGGTAAACTCACCCCCTATAGCCTGCTGGCTAATGTCATTACCACGCCCCTAGTATCCATATCAACCTATGGCGGCATCATTAGTGGACTATTGGGTATTATCTTTGTGCCTATTGGTGCGGCGATCGCATGGTTGCTCTATCCTTTACTGCACTGGACAATTGACCTTGCTCAATGGATTAACACCCTACCTAACGCCAGTACAAATGTTGGTGCAATCCATCTCTGGCAAATGTTGCTTGCCTATGCTTTATTTATGGCGATTTGGCTTTTGCCTTGGTTTGGCAAAATGCAACGCTGGACGATTGCCTTTGTACTTGCCTGTGTAGTCCTATTTGTCCCCAATGCGATCGCCCAATCCACCAGCTTTCAAGTGACATTACCAGCATTTAATGACGTGCCGATTATGTTTATTAGAAATCAAAATCAAACGGTACTAATTAATAGCGGCGATCAGCAATTTGCCACTTTCACCTTGCAGCCACTATTACAAAAACTAGGGGTAAATCGCATCGATTGGGCAATTTCTACGGATACCCAACCTGATGTCAGTGATGGCTGGAATGCTCTAATTTCTAACTCAATGGCAATCGCCCAGTTTCGAGATATCAGCCTCGGTGTAACACCCAAGCCCTATCAAAATCTGCAACAAGCCCTTGCAAATGCCAAAACCCCTTTAGCTTCGATCAAGGCAGGGGAAACTATCACAATTAATAATCAAGTGGAGGTGCAACTAGTTAATCAATCTCCCGATATCATCAAAATCAAAACTGGTGAGCTATCTTGGTTGCTACTCGCCAATATTGATCAAAAAGCGCAACAGGTACTTATCTCTCAAAAAGACCTACTCCCAAAATTATCCGCTAATATTCTTTGGTGGACAGGTGGACAAATTGATCGCAAAATTTTGGACGCGATCGCCCCTAAAATTGCGATCGCTTCGGCAACTAGTGTTGGCGAAGAAATGGTGAATCAACTTTATGAATCTAAAGTCCGCATTTTTTGGACAGGTCGCGATGGTTCCATCCAATGGAATCCTGACAAAGATTTTCACACCCTGCGTGATCAGCAAGATTCGCGATCGCCAATTTGATTTCCGATTTGATTTAAAGATGCATAGCCAATGGAATTGCTATTACAACAGCTAAAAAGAATTTTCCACCATCGCTCTTTTTGGATATTTGCAACTCTTAGTTGTTTAGCAACATTGCATCTCTATTTTGTTTGGCGCACCTCAGATAAAATCCCCTCATTGATTGATGCTTTAGGATGGCTTAGTATTGGTTTCCTTCTATGGAAACGTAAATATAGTCTTAAGTTTCGCGGAAGTATTGCCGCATCAGTTATTGGTCTAGTTTTAATTTTATGGATGGTACTTCGACATATATTAGGTCAATATTATCTGTCGAAAATTGATGTATTATACGGCTGCTTTCCTGTCATTACTTGTATTGGGCTTTTACTGATAACTTCAGGATTTAGAAGGTTAATCACCTATAAGAATGAACTTCTCATTGCAGCCCTAATTTCATTACCCTATGCTTCTCTATATCATCTCTTGAAACCAGTTATCAACCTTGATGCCCAACTACTAAATTTCATGCTGCATTATCTAGGATTTCAAACTACTAGACAGGGAGCAGTTGTATCTTTGGCGAATGGGTCAGTCGAAGTCATGGCGAGTTGTTCTAGTGTTGGTCCTATATTAACCATGCTGCCATTTCTTGTCGTTTTACTAAGTATTTATCCTACGAGTAAAGCACAAACAATTTTCATTTATATAAGTTCGATCACTTCAATTGTTTTAATCAACTGTATTCGACTATCTTTACTTGCAATCCTTTTAAATAGAGGTGATATTGATAGCTTTAATTATTGGCATACAGGCGGAGGTGCAGGTATTTTTTCAAATATAATTGTTTTTCTAATTGGTGGCATATCTTATAAAGTGTTAAACAATTCCTATGAATCAAAAATAGAAATTTTAGCTGTAAAAAACAAAGTATAAAATCCATCATAAGTATATAAACTTTATGACTCAAACATATTTAAGTCAAACATATGAGAATAAAAAATTAAGGCTTATATCTCTAAAAAAAATCAAAATATTTTGTTTGATGACTGTTTTTACTGCAAGCAGTATCGCTATCAGTATTTCACTATTGCTTCCCTTAACTAAAAACAAATCAAAATTCCAATTTCCTAATCAAGTATCACTGAATGAATGGCAGTTGAATTCTAGCAATAATCTACAACAAGCTTTACAAAATGGTGCACTCTCCGCTAAACAATACTCATACAGTTCATCGACACAATCTGATTTAAAAGTTGATGCACTATATATTAATGGAGTTATATCAATACCTAAATCTTTAGAAATCATAGGATTAAAATATCCTAGTAACAAATTAAGAATTGGTTATTTAGAAGAAGTAGGATATTATGCTTTATTCTTTGAGCAAGAAAGGCTTTATTTATCATCATGTATTAACTCACGTGGATTCACAACTGTGACTGAAGAGCAATTTATTTACCATCGTCCTCTTGACTTGAATTTTCGTCACATCAGTGCTTATTTGATGGGGACTCGTGATTTATTTAATAGCCACTGCTTATTCACAACCTTATCAATTCCACTGGACAAAAATAATATGGTCAATCCCCAGACAATTTATATGAGTAAAAATGCTCAAACCTTAGAAAAAGTATGGATTGCTTGGCATCAAAACTGGAAAAATAATTTCCCCATCAACTAGATTAAATTTATCCAATAAAAAATTTAGTTCGCTCAAATAAAGCTAGAGGTATATATGCAGGATATTCAAGTCCCAGCTATGGGAAGACAAACATTTAGTACTTTAAGAGGTATTGGCTATTTTCTACTGGCTTTATTCTTTTTAGATTTCTTCACGATTATAATTCCTGCAAAGTTTACAGATGCAGTTTGGGAGCTAAATACTTATGGTCAAATTGTTGAAAGAGTTCCTCTTTTACTTTTATCTTTTCCCCTAGTATTTTTTGGGGAATATAGCGCACGTCTAAAATGGGAACAGCTTGCCACCAAAATTATTTCTTGGCTAGCATTAATAATGGCAATATTTTTCTTGCTGGGTGTTCCCTTAGATATTGTCAACTCTTTTCGTGTCCAAAACCTTCGTAAAGGTGAGGTCATCGCTAAAGTTGCTCAACAAAATAGTCCGCTACAGGCGATCGCAGAACGTTTAGAGAAAGCTAAAACTGATAGTGAAGTTAAGGATGTTTTGAAATTGATTACGCCTCAACAGCAAGCCCTAGTAGCACGTATTCCCAAACCTCAGGAAGTCAAGAAAAAATTGCTCACTGAGATTACAACATCTATTAATCAAACTCAATCTCAATCAGAAGAAGTAAAAAGACGCATTAGTAATGCGCTATGGAAAGACTCTATTAAATGGGCGATCGCAGCAACTCTATCTGGTCTATTTCTTGTCTATCTTTGGATGCAATCTAAATGGGCAAGGGTAGGTATTAACTATTAATTAATATGCAAAAGGAGGATGATTTTCACTCTTCTTTTGCATTCACTCTGTTGGAAGTTTGCAGTATTATAGATAAATTTTTGAAATCATGGCGAAGCCGCACTTTCAAAAATTTATCTATTTTTTAATTCATTGCAACATGCTTATAGCCCAGTAAATTAAAAAACAAAAGACCAGAAGAGAGTTGCGGCGCAAAGCAAGCAACTCTCTTCTGGTCTTTTGTTATGTCCTATAGCAATGTAAGAGATAGCTAGGGCAAATCAAAAAACAAATAAGTGAAGGCGGCACATGTGCCGCCTTCACTTATTTGTTTTTTATGTTCTAAGCAAGCGTTACATTGCTATAACGTAACTGGCTACTGCTTGATATATATATTTATTGAGATTTTTGTTTACGGCTGATTGCTTTTTTACCCAATAATGCTCCAGCCACTCCAATTCCGATAAAGGCAGTAGGTACAGGTACAGGTTTTGGATCTGTTGGATCTATAACGGCGATCGCGCTATCTGTGTCTGCCCTAAAACGGAGTAAGCTATTATTAGCCAAGCCACTAGACCAATTAATAGTTAGCGCTGCATAGAGATCTCCTAAAGCGGGTTGACCAACAAGATTAACAATATTGCTGTAATTAAAAGAACTAGGAGCTACTCCACCAACTACGCTAAATTCCCAACCATCAGCAGAGCCGGGAGTCACCTCAATAACTGCGATGCGATCAAAAACAGTAGAACCTGTAATTGCGTTAATGAATAAAGAAGAAACTGATTTT includes the following:
- the hpsJ-A gene encoding HpsJ-like protein, cyanoexosortase A-associated is translated as MQDIQVPAMGRQTFSTLRGIGYFLLALFFLDFFTIIIPAKFTDAVWELNTYGQIVERVPLLLLSFPLVFFGEYSARLKWEQLATKIISWLALIMAIFFLLGVPLDIVNSFRVQNLRKGEVIAKVAQQNSPLQAIAERLEKAKTDSEVKDVLKLITPQQQALVARIPKPQEVKKKLLTEITTSINQTQSQSEEVKRRISNALWKDSIKWAIAATLSGLFLVYLWMQSKWARVGINY
- a CDS encoding ComEC/Rec2 family competence protein is translated as MRRSQVVLVLALFFVAGAYASFLPDWTGFYTVFGIGFGLSLVVPAVWRLGPKRWVYLLATLIAIFACFYVKLRTPQPQANDISKYAPLSNVIVRGNVVEAPSLTRSERAKFLLEVKEINTSGKLSVKDSRQNTENQPNAANVKPDEANKFVAASGKLYITVPLIEVTGLRSGQAIELSGRLYLPSRADNFGAFDFKSYLARQGVFAGLSGRSLVLQGDPPSFGEWWFISKIVRAHVMGAGVPEGSLLSSLVLGSRAVDLPSDLKDAFIQAGLAAVLAASGFQVTLVLGAAIAISRNSSLKMQFLIGSLCLGGYLLLTGASPSILRAVVMGFGSLIGLVVQRRSRPVIGLVITAVLLLLYQPLWIWDLGFQFSFLATFGLLTTSRSISERLEWLPPAIAELLSVPIAAYIWTLPLQLLVFGKLTPYSLLANVITTPLVSISTYGGIISGLLGIIFVPIGAAIAWLLYPLLHWTIDLAQWINTLPNASTNVGAIHLWQMLLAYALFMAIWLLPWFGKMQRWTIAFVLACVVLFVPNAIAQSTSFQVTLPAFNDVPIMFIRNQNQTVLINSGDQQFATFTLQPLLQKLGVNRIDWAISTDTQPDVSDGWNALISNSMAIAQFRDISLGVTPKPYQNLQQALANAKTPLASIKAGETITINNQVEVQLVNQSPDIIKIKTGELSWLLLANIDQKAQQVLISQKDLLPKLSANILWWTGGQIDRKILDAIAPKIAIASATSVGEEMVNQLYESKVRIFWTGRDGSIQWNPDKDFHTLRDQQDSRSPI
- a CDS encoding cyanoexosortase A system-associated protein, producing the protein MTQTYLSQTYENKKLRLISLKKIKIFCLMTVFTASSIAISISLLLPLTKNKSKFQFPNQVSLNEWQLNSSNNLQQALQNGALSAKQYSYSSSTQSDLKVDALYINGVISIPKSLEIIGLKYPSNKLRIGYLEEVGYYALFFEQERLYLSSCINSRGFTTVTEEQFIYHRPLDLNFRHISAYLMGTRDLFNSHCLFTTLSIPLDKNNMVNPQTIYMSKNAQTLEKVWIAWHQNWKNNFPIN
- a CDS encoding archaeosortase/exosortase family protein encodes the protein MELLLQQLKRIFHHRSFWIFATLSCLATLHLYFVWRTSDKIPSLIDALGWLSIGFLLWKRKYSLKFRGSIAASVIGLVLILWMVLRHILGQYYLSKIDVLYGCFPVITCIGLLLITSGFRRLITYKNELLIAALISLPYASLYHLLKPVINLDAQLLNFMLHYLGFQTTRQGAVVSLANGSVEVMASCSSVGPILTMLPFLVVLLSIYPTSKAQTIFIYISSITSIVLINCIRLSLLAILLNRGDIDSFNYWHTGGGAGIFSNIIVFLIGGISYKVLNNSYESKIEILAVKNKV